The region GTCGGACTCCAACGCGTCGAGCACTCCCCGCACCGTGACGCGGTCGTCCGCGACGTCGACGCGCAGCTCGCTGCCCGGCACTCCGGCGAGCGTCCGCAGGTGAACCGGGAGGCGGACACGCACCGACACGGTCACGGCAGCGTCTGCACCTCCACGGACAGCACGGCCGGAAGGTCGCGCACGATCGGGGCCCACGAGTCACCCTCGTCGGCCGACGCGTACACCTGACCGCCGGTCGTCCCGAAGTACACGCCGCACGGCTCCAACCGGTCGACCGCCATCGCGTCGCGCAGCACGTTCACGTAGCAGTGCTCCTGCGGCAGCCCGCGCGTCAACGGCTCCCACTCACCGCCGCCGGTGCGGCTCCGGTAGACGCGCAACCGGCCCTCGGGCGGGTAGTGCTCCGAGTCGCTCGTGATCGGCACGACGTACACGGTGTCGGGCTCGTGCGCGTGCACGTCGATCGCGAAGCCGAAGTCGGTCGGCAGGTCGCCGCTGACCTCGCGCCACGAGGCGCCCGCGTCGTCGCTGCGCATCACGTCCCAGTGCTTCTGCATGAACACGACGTGCGGCCGCGACGGATGCGTCGCGAGCCGGTGCACGCAGTGACCGACCTCGGCATCCGGATCCGGGATGCCCTCCGAGTGCAGCCCGCGGTTCGCCGGCTCCCACGTCTCGCCGCCGTCCGCCGTGCGGAACACGCCCGCAGCCGAGATGGCGACGAGCATGCGCTTCTCGTCCGTGGGGTCGAGCACGATCGTGTGCAGGCACATGCCGCCCGCGCCCGGTTGCCAGAACGGACCCGAACCGTGGCCGCGCAGACCGGGCAGCTCGCTCCACGTTCGTCCGCCGTCGACCGAGCGGAACAGGGCGGCGTCCTCGACGCCCGCGTACACCGTGTCGGGATCGTCGGGCGACGGCTCGAAGTGCCACACACGCGCGAACTCCCACGGGTGCGGCGTGCCGTCGTACCACTGGTGCGTACCCGCGTCGCCGTCGTAGCGGAAGTCGTTGCCGACCGGTGCCCACGTCCGTCCGCCGTCGTCCGAGCGCTGGACGACCTGACCGAACCACGACGTCGACTGCGACGCGTACAACCGGTCCGGGTCGGCCGCCGACCCCGCGACGTGGAAGATCTCCCATCCGCCGAAGAACGGGCCGCGCACGTCCCACTCGTGGCGCGTCCCGTCCGACGTCATCACGAACGCGCCCTTCCGCGTCCCCACCAGCACGCGCACACCGCTCATGCGGTCTCCCATCCTCGCCCGGGCGCTCGTCCCCGACACGACGATCGAGAGGCTCGGAACTCATCGCAGGGTACGAGCGTCTCTGCTACACCACCAGCGGTGACGTACTCGATCGTCGCCCGCGATCCGGAGACCGGCCAGCTCGGCGTGGCCGTCCAGACGTGCATGTTCGCGGTCGGTCGCTCGGTGCCGTGGGCGAGGGCGGGCGTCGGCGCCGTCGCGTCGCAGGCCATGACCGATCCGGCCTACGGGCCACGGTGCCTCGACGCGCTCGAGCGCGGTGCCCCGGCGTCCGACGCGCTCGCCGCCGCACGCGCCGCGGACGACGGGGCCGCGCTCCGCCAGGTCGGCGTCGTCGACGCGTCGGGCCGCGCCGCCGCGTTCACCGGCGAGCTCTGCATCGACTACGCCGGGCACCACATCGGCGACGGCTACGCGGTCCAGGCGAACATGATGGCGAGCGCCGCAGTGTGGCCAGCGATGGGACGGGCGTTCGAGCGCGCGACCGGCCCGCTCAGCGAGCGTCTCCTCGCAGCGCTCGACGCCGCCGAAGCCGAGGGAGGCGACGCGCGCGGTCGGATGTCCGCCGCGATCGTCGTGGTCGACGGTGAGCCGGCGCGCTCGCCGGGCGGCGGGATCGTGTGCGACCTGCGGGTCGACCATCACGACCGCCCGCTCGTGGAGCTCCGGCGGCTGATGCGCGTCGCGGGCGCGTATGCCGCGTACAACCGCGCCGTCGACTCGCTCTTCGCGGGCGACGCGACGACCGCGCTCGAGGAGTCCGTGCCGGCGCGCCGCGCCCTGCCCGACGACGAGAACGTCCGCTTCCTCCACGCAGGCGCGCTCGCGTTCGCCGGGCGCGTGGACGACGCGACGACGGAGCTCCGCGCGCTCGTCGACAAGCGTCCGACGTGGGCGACGATCATCCGCGGCTTCGTCACCAAGGGGCTGCTCGTACTCCCGCCGGGCTTCGACCTCGACGCGGTTGCGCCGACGCGCGACTGACTCGTGCAATGCGCGCGTCGCGACATTCGACCCCGTGCGCGCGACGGTCGCGTAGGCTCACCGCGTGACCGGTGACGACGCGCGCGCCGCGAGGCCGCGCCGCGGTGCCGACCGTCGACCGACCGCGACGTCGAACTTCGGTGTCGGCCGGCGCGAGAGCCACGACGCCACCGGCTTCTACCAGCGGTTCGAGCCACCCGAGCTCACGACCGACGAGACCGTCGCGGCGCCCGAGCCGATCGCCGACCCGTTCCGCACCGGCGACTCGCGCCACATGGACGACCTGCCCGACGGCTCGGTCGCGCTCGTCGTCACGTCGCCGCCGTACTTCGCGGGCAAGCAGTACGAGGAGGAGCTGACGCGCGACGGCATCCCCGGCTCGTACCGCGAGTACCTGCAACTCCTCACCGACGTCTTCGCGGAGTGCAAGCGGACGCTCGAAGCCGGAGGCCGGATCGCGGTCAACGTCGCCAACCTCGGCCGCAAGCCGTACCGGAGCCTGTCGGCGGACGTCATCGAGATCCTCCAGGACAAGCTGCACCTGCTGCTGCGCGGCGAGATCGTCTGGCGCAAGGGCGAGGGCGCGGCCGGGAACTGCGCGTGGGGATCGTTCCGCAGCCCAGCGAACCCCGTGCTGCGCGACGTGACCGAGCGCGTCGTCGTCGCGAGCAAGGGCCGCTTCGACCGCGCGAAGTCGGCGCGCGACCGCGAGCGCGCCGACCTCCCGCATGTCGCGACGCTCCCGACCGACGAGTTCATGGCCGCGACGCTCGACGTGTGGGACATCCCGCCCGAGAGCGCGCGCCGCGTGCACCATCCCGCGCCGTTCCCCGTCGAGCTGCCCGAACGCCTGATCCGCCTCTACACGTACGAGCGCGACCTCGTGCTCGACCCCTTCATGGGATCGGGCTCGACGCTCGTCGCCGCCGCGCGCCTCGACCGCCGCTACGTCGGCTACGACCTCGACCCGCAGTACGCCGCGATCGCGCGTGAACGGGTCGCGGACGCGCTCAGCGATGACCCACCCGCGCCGGACGTCGCCAAGCCCGTCGCGGCGTACGCCGAGGACACCGTTGAGCAGGCGGGCTTCACGATCACCGCGCGCAACAAGCGGCTGCGCGGCACCGGTGTGACGGTTGCGCTCGTCGCCGAGGACGCCGACGGCCGGCCCTGGTACTTCGACGTGTCCGGCGCCTTCGCCGTGACACGCACCGGGCTCTTCCGCACGGAGTCCGTCTGGCGCGCGATCGGCCGTGCGCACGTGCTGAACGCGAAGGACTACTCGCCGCTCGTCCTCCTGACGACGGACCTCCCCCGTCGTGGCAGCGAAGCCGACCTCGCGCTGCGCGCCGCCGGGCCGGCCGCGTTCGTCGACGTCGTCGAGCTCACGGACGACGCCGCGCTGCAGCGACTGCGCGCGTACGCGAAGGGCGGCCGTGCCGACCGACCGGAGCCCGGCTTCTGGACTGCGCGCGACATCACGCACGTCCGTTAGCCCGTTCGCCGGGCCCTGCCCTCATCCAGGCCGGAAAGCGCAGTTGGCCCGAGTTGTCCGTCGCGCAGGCGGCCGGAAGCTGGCACGATGGCGGAGATGACCTCGTCGGTCCCGGCCTCACGGTCGGGCGCAACGATCCGCGGCGGCGCGTCGACGATCGTCGAGATCTTCCGCGACCGGGTCCGCTCGCTCGGGAACCGGACCGCGCTCCGCCGCAACGTCGGCGGCCAGTGGGCCGAGGTGTCGTGGGCGGAGTACGGCGCCGCGGTGGACGAGGTCGCCGCGGCGCTGACGCGCTCCGGTGTCGAACCCGGTGATCGCGTGGGCGTCCTGTCCGTCAACCGACTCGAGTGGCACGTCGCGGACGTCGGCACGCTGTGCGCGGGCGGTGTGACCGTGCCCGTCTACCAGACCAGCTCGCCCGAGCAGGTCGAGTACATCCTCGGTCACTCGAGCGCGCGCGTGTGCTTCGTCGAAGACGCGCAGCAGCTCACGAAGGTGCTCGAACGACGGGACGCGCTCGACCAGCTGGCGCGCGTCGTCGTCTTCGACGCGACCGGCGTGACGCTCGACGACTTCGTCACGTCGTTCGACGCGCTGCGTGCGGAGGGTCGCGAGCACCTGCGAGCCGACACGCGTGCCGTCGAAGAGCGCGCGACGGCCGTCACACCGGACGACCTCGCGACGATCGTGTACACGAGCGGGACGACCGGGCCGCCGAAGGGCGCGATGATCACCCACGCGAACATCGTCGCGACCGTCGACGCGATCACGGC is a window of Acidimicrobiia bacterium DNA encoding:
- a CDS encoding exo-alpha-sialidase, with translation MSGVRVLVGTRKGAFVMTSDGTRHEWDVRGPFFGGWEIFHVAGSAADPDRLYASQSTSWFGQVVQRSDDGGRTWAPVGNDFRYDGDAGTHQWYDGTPHPWEFARVWHFEPSPDDPDTVYAGVEDAALFRSVDGGRTWSELPGLRGHGSGPFWQPGAGGMCLHTIVLDPTDEKRMLVAISAAGVFRTADGGETWEPANRGLHSEGIPDPDAEVGHCVHRLATHPSRPHVVFMQKHWDVMRSDDAGASWREVSGDLPTDFGFAIDVHAHEPDTVYVVPITSDSEHYPPEGRLRVYRSRTGGGEWEPLTRGLPQEHCYVNVLRDAMAVDRLEPCGVYFGTTGGQVYASADEGDSWAPIVRDLPAVLSVEVQTLP
- a CDS encoding DUF1028 domain-containing protein, which gives rise to MTYSIVARDPETGQLGVAVQTCMFAVGRSVPWARAGVGAVASQAMTDPAYGPRCLDALERGAPASDALAAARAADDGAALRQVGVVDASGRAAAFTGELCIDYAGHHIGDGYAVQANMMASAAVWPAMGRAFERATGPLSERLLAALDAAEAEGGDARGRMSAAIVVVDGEPARSPGGGIVCDLRVDHHDRPLVELRRLMRVAGAYAAYNRAVDSLFAGDATTALEESVPARRALPDDENVRFLHAGALAFAGRVDDATTELRALVDKRPTWATIIRGFVTKGLLVLPPGFDLDAVAPTRD
- a CDS encoding site-specific DNA-methyltransferase translates to MTGDDARAARPRRGADRRPTATSNFGVGRRESHDATGFYQRFEPPELTTDETVAAPEPIADPFRTGDSRHMDDLPDGSVALVVTSPPYFAGKQYEEELTRDGIPGSYREYLQLLTDVFAECKRTLEAGGRIAVNVANLGRKPYRSLSADVIEILQDKLHLLLRGEIVWRKGEGAAGNCAWGSFRSPANPVLRDVTERVVVASKGRFDRAKSARDRERADLPHVATLPTDEFMAATLDVWDIPPESARRVHHPAPFPVELPERLIRLYTYERDLVLDPFMGSGSTLVAAARLDRRYVGYDLDPQYAAIARERVADALSDDPPAPDVAKPVAAYAEDTVEQAGFTITARNKRLRGTGVTVALVAEDADGRPWYFDVSGAFAVTRTGLFRTESVWRAIGRAHVLNAKDYSPLVLLTTDLPRRGSEADLALRAAGPAAFVDVVELTDDAALQRLRAYAKGGRADRPEPGFWTARDITHVR
- a CDS encoding AMP-binding protein, whose protein sequence is MAEMTSSVPASRSGATIRGGASTIVEIFRDRVRSLGNRTALRRNVGGQWAEVSWAEYGAAVDEVAAALTRSGVEPGDRVGVLSVNRLEWHVADVGTLCAGGVTVPVYQTSSPEQVEYILGHSSARVCFVEDAQQLTKVLERRDALDQLARVVVFDATGVTLDDFVTSFDALRAEGREHLRADTRAVEERATAVTPDDLATIVYTSGTTGPPKGAMITHANIVATVDAITAVVPISPDDRFLSFLPLSHIAERTVSHFGQIVAGGETWFARSLATLPEDLPACRPTIFFAVPRVWQKIHDGVLEQVGRQTGVARELARRYFALGPAWVASEQGRAPMPATKRVLYRVLDRLVGAKIRARIGLDRARVLVSGAAPVPAELLGWLHGVGLRVGEVYGQTEDCGPTTLNPPERIRIGTVGPPLPTVEVRIDPADGEILVRGPNVCRGYFRDEP